The DNA sequence CTGTTCGGCGCCGATTACCGCCCCGAACCCTATATCGAGCGTGCATACCGGAAAATTCGCAACCACCGCTGGTACATGACCGCCCGCCTGATCACGGTCAACGATATCTATTCCTTCGATCCCAAGGCGGTCGTCAACCTGGAAGAATTCACCGACATCATCGGGCGTAACTTCCGCCAGCCCGAAGAAGGCCTCGGCTTCGACGACAGCCCCTCGGCGCATATGTGGCGGACGATTAACTGGCCGACGCGGTTTCTGTAAACCGCGCATCGAGCGAAAGTCGCTGAATTGCCAAATGAGAAAGAGTATCGAGCTGGACTACATTGGGCACGGCACGATGCCCGTGCCGTACGCGTCGCGGATCGGCAACCTGCTGATGTCGGGCGGGATCATGGGGCATGATCTCACAGGCAAGATGGCGGAGACGCCGGCTGAGCAGGCGCGCAACATGTTCGTCAATATCCGCAACACGGTAGAAGCGGCGGGGGGCAGCGTGGCGGATATCATCAAGATTAATTTTTTCTATCAGACCGGACTTGACCGTGCGGTGTTCAATCCTTATTGGCTGGAATTGTTCCCCGACGCGGCCTCGCGGCCGGCGCGCAAGACGCTGGAGCTGGATTTGCGCCGGGGCAACATCGCGGTCGAGGCCGACATCATGGCGGTAATCGAATAGGCTGCGACGCGTTGTCGTCTCGGTTCCCTAGGCTCATTTCGGAAAGGAGAAAGCGGTTATGAAGCTATATTTTTCCCCGGGAGCATGTTCGCTGTCGCCCCATATTGTGCTGCGTGAGTCGGGGTTGCCCTTCGAGTTGGAGCAGGTGGATCTTCGCGCCAAGAAGACCAAGTCCGGCGCCGATTTCCTGGCCATCAATCCCAAGGGGCAGGTGCCCACGCTCCAACTGGACAACGGCCAGGTGTTGACCGAAGGGCCGGCGATCGTCCAGTACGTGGCCGACCTCAAGCCCGAGAGCAATCTAGCGCCCAAAAACGGCACGCTGGAGCGGTCCCGAGTACAGGAATGGCTGAATTTCACCGCCTCGGAGTTGCACAAGCGTTACGGTCTGGTGTTCCGTCCCACCGTGCCCGAGGAGTACAAGCCCACGGTGCGTGAGGAGTTGGGCCAACGCTACGCGATGCTCGATAAGCAATTGGGAGCCGGTGGCCCTTTTCTGACCGGCGCTCAGTTTACGGTGGCCGACGCCTACATGTTCGTGATGCTCCACTGGGCCAAGCGCGCCAATATTGACATTTCCCAATGGCACAACGTCAAGGCCTACTTCGATCGCATCGCGGCGCGGCCCAAGGTGCAGGAAGTGTTCAAGGCCGAAGGGCTGCAACAGTAAATCGTCTGCACGGCTGGTGGGGTAGGCGCGATGGCCCGCCTCACCGGCACAACGCCCGTGCGTGGACAGAAGAAAATCCCGAAGAAAATCCCGAAGAAAATCCCTATGTCCGGGATTATAAGTGGAAAGTGAAGTGGAGGGATTTGCGATCTTCCAATGCCGCTTGCCGCGATGAATGCAACGTGGGGAGTTTAAGGACGGAGAGCCGCGTCGCGCAGTGAGTTCGGAAATGGCGGTTAGGCGTCGTGCATCAACGCTGCAAGGAGAGATGGGAAAATAGGACGAGCTCGGTCGGCGCGGGAAGGCACTGCTAAGAGCCCTTCCACCCACCCTCTTCGATGGCTCAGGAGGAAACAGGAAAGGGCGAAAGGAGCTGTCGCGCGGCATCGCGCGGGTCGCTACTTAGCGCCGATTGGCACAGCTCGGGACTTTTCCCGCTCGCTTTCTGACGATGTCGCTTGCGCCAGCGCGTCGGCCAGCCGCCGCCAGGAAAATCCCTCGCCCGCGTAAGCTATCCCCGCCTGCTCCATCGCCTTGGGCAGCCACGCCTGTACGTTAGCCGTCGCCGTGGCCATGGTAGGCTCCAGCCCGGCATCCAGCAGGGTTTGTACCACTTCCAGCATTTCTTCGGAGCGTCGCCGGCCGTGCTCGGCCACCCGGCTGATTAGGTAGTCGGGCAGTGCCGCGTTCCAGCCCATCGAAGGGTAAGTGGCGTGAAGCGACTTGAGCACCGCCTCTTCGGCACCGTAGCGGCGGGCGACCAGCATGCATTCAAGCGTCAATGCCTCCAGCCCCTTGACCATGATGCTGCGGCACATCTTGATTGCCGCTGCGACGCCCACTTCAGTCGCCACCGCGGTGGCACCGAAACCGAGGTGAGATAGCGCCTGCGCCACCTCGCCGGCGCGCTTGCCACCTAGCAGCATCGGTACCTTGAGCCGCTGCGGCGGCACGGGCGCCATCACCGCGGCCTCGACGTAATCCGCGCCCGCATTTTCGATCACCCGGCAGTTGTCGCGCCGCGTCTGGGGCGAGACCGAATTTATCTCGAAGAATATTTGTCCAGGTTTGAGCAAATGCGCCGCCGACTGGGCGACCTCGCGCGAGGCGCTGGCGGTCACCGCGGAAATCACTAGGTCAGCCCCCTCGAGTGCTTCGGCCAGGCTGGCTGCGGCATGCACCCCGGCACGCTCGGCTTTGGCCAGGATGGCGCACTTGCGCGCGGGGTTGTTGAATAGAATGTCGAAGCTCGCTACTTGCGGGCCGCGAAGCGCCGCCAGGTCGGCTCCGAGGATGCCGCCGGCTTCGCCAAAACCGATTAGACTGATGCGCGCCAGGTTGAGTTGACCGGCCATCGTTCGCTTCCTCCGCTTGAGTCTGCGCGGCACAGGCGCGGTGCCGCCGCTATGTGACCCAGTCGCACACTGACACCGAAGCGGTCAAGCCCGCACTTGGAACGGCGGGGCCGACCGGGGATAATCGCGCCACGGGCGCAGGCGCCGCGCGCGGCGTGCCGCAGGAGTCAGCGATGCGCTTTGGCAGCTACTACTTTTTACAGGCCCCGCCGGGTACCTCCGACGCCGAGGTTATCCAGCGCGAATTCGATCAGATGTGCTTTTCGGAGGAGCTTGGCTTCGATTCGGTCTGGCTGACCGAGCATCATTTCACCGAATACGGACTGTCGGTCAGTCCGGTGGCGATCAGCACCGCCTTGGCCGCTTGCACCCGCCGAATCAAGATCGGCTGGGCCGCCGCGATTCTTCCCTTTCACGACCCCATTCGCCTGGCCGAAGAGGTGGCGTTGGCCGATATCCTGAGCCGCGGCCGTTTGCTAGTCGGGGTCGGGCGGGGCAACCGACCGGGCGAATTTGCCGGCTTTCGCATCCCCCAGGAGGAAAGCCGCGCGCGCTTTTATGAGATCCTGGAGTTGATGCTGGCGGCGTGGACACAGGAGCGGGTGTCATATCGCGGCAAGTTTTTTCAGATCGAAGAGCTGGCGGTGCGGCCCAAGCCCTTCACCAAGCCCCACCCACCGATTTTTTTGGTGGCGACCAGCCCCGAGACCGTAACCTTTGCGGCCCGGCGTGGCTGGCCCATTCTTAATTCGGTGATTACCGGGCCGCTGTCCCAGGTCGTGGCCCATCGCGATCTCTACCTCGCCACCCGGCGCGAACTGGGCGCCAGCGAGGAGCAGGCCCGCCAGGCGCTGGATGGCTGGGGGGTGTCGCGCCATATCTATGTTGCGCCTACCGACGCGCAGGCCAGCCGCGAGGCTTACGCGGCCGAGCAATGGTATCAGGGTGCGTTCAAGCGCTTTCTGATCCCCGAGCGGATCGAGGATGCGCCGCTCTCGTTGCAGCCGCGCTTCCGCGCGATGGCCGAGCGTTTCGAGCATTTCCGGCTCGACGATGTCCTGCGCGAAAGCGTGCTCTTCGGCAGTCCCGAGCGGGTCATCGATGGAATTGCGGAGATGCGCGCCTTGGGCATCGGCGAGGTGTTGTGCTGGATGAACTTCGGCGGCCTGGCCTCGGAGCTGGTGGAGCGCTCGATGCGCCTGTTCGCCGAGCGCGTGATGCCCCGCTTTCGCTGATTCGGCGGCGGCTTTCTCCGCCGCCCTTTGGAGTCAAAGGTTACGTTAAGGCCCCGACGCGCGCGCGTGAGCTGCGGCTCACTGCGACGACAGCGTTGAGTTCGTGGATTACGTCCTTCTTATCGAGTTCGGAATCGGTCCGTATTCGACGCTGGCCGCTCCGGCCTCTTTGCCAAAGCGTTTGCCCAGGCATGCGAGCCAACCAGCGAGCGCGACCGCTCGATACCGCTTGATTGTTACGCGCGGCGGGTCAGTGACGGTTATTTGCCAGACGGCGCCCCAAGGCGTTACTTGCCGGTTTGTTTGTGTAGTCCCTCGTAAACCTTGGCGGCCGTGATGGGCAGTTCCGTGATCCGTACTCCGACCGCGTCGAATACCGCATTGGCGATCGCAGCCGGCACCGAAGACAGACTGTGTTCGCCGATCGCCTTGCTATTATGTGGTCCGGGACCGACCTGGCTGGGCACGATGACCGTGGTCAGCTCTGGAATGTCCATCGCGGTGGGCAGCTTGTAGTCACCCATGTGCAAGGTGGTTACGTTGCCGTCGCGGATCACCAGATGCTCGGTGAGCGCCTGGCCGATCCCCTGCACTACACCGCCCTCGATCTGGCCGTGCAAGGTCAGCGGATTGATCACGGTGCCGGTATCGTGGGCGGTCACCAGTTTGCGTAGCTTGACCTCGCCGGTTTCGCGATCGACCTCGACCTCGGCAATCTGGGCGCAGAAGCAAGTGTTGTCCATCTCGCCGCTTTTGTGGACGTAATTGCCCGTGCGATGGATCGGTGCCAGGCCGCGCTCGGCCGCG is a window from the Candidatus Binataceae bacterium genome containing:
- a CDS encoding RidA family protein produces the protein MRKSIELDYIGHGTMPVPYASRIGNLLMSGGIMGHDLTGKMAETPAEQARNMFVNIRNTVEAAGGSVADIIKINFFYQTGLDRAVFNPYWLELFPDAASRPARKTLELDLRRGNIAVEADIMAVIE
- the gstA gene encoding glutathione transferase GstA, which translates into the protein MKLYFSPGACSLSPHIVLRESGLPFELEQVDLRAKKTKSGADFLAINPKGQVPTLQLDNGQVLTEGPAIVQYVADLKPESNLAPKNGTLERSRVQEWLNFTASELHKRYGLVFRPTVPEEYKPTVREELGQRYAMLDKQLGAGGPFLTGAQFTVADAYMFVMLHWAKRANIDISQWHNVKAYFDRIAARPKVQEVFKAEGLQQ
- a CDS encoding DUF1932 domain-containing protein, translating into MAGQLNLARISLIGFGEAGGILGADLAALRGPQVASFDILFNNPARKCAILAKAERAGVHAAASLAEALEGADLVISAVTASASREVAQSAAHLLKPGQIFFEINSVSPQTRRDNCRVIENAGADYVEAAVMAPVPPQRLKVPMLLGGKRAGEVAQALSHLGFGATAVATEVGVAAAIKMCRSIMVKGLEALTLECMLVARRYGAEEAVLKSLHATYPSMGWNAALPDYLISRVAEHGRRRSEEMLEVVQTLLDAGLEPTMATATANVQAWLPKAMEQAGIAYAGEGFSWRRLADALAQATSSESEREKSRAVPIGAK
- a CDS encoding LLM class flavin-dependent oxidoreductase; its protein translation is MRFGSYYFLQAPPGTSDAEVIQREFDQMCFSEELGFDSVWLTEHHFTEYGLSVSPVAISTALAACTRRIKIGWAAAILPFHDPIRLAEEVALADILSRGRLLVGVGRGNRPGEFAGFRIPQEESRARFYEILELMLAAWTQERVSYRGKFFQIEELAVRPKPFTKPHPPIFLVATSPETVTFAARRGWPILNSVITGPLSQVVAHRDLYLATRRELGASEEQARQALDGWGVSRHIYVAPTDAQASREAYAAEQWYQGAFKRFLIPERIEDAPLSLQPRFRAMAERFEHFRLDDVLRESVLFGSPERVIDGIAEMRALGIGEVLCWMNFGGLASELVERSMRLFAERVMPRFR